From the genome of Camelus dromedarius isolate mCamDro1 chromosome 19, mCamDro1.pat, whole genome shotgun sequence, one region includes:
- the LOC105096575 gene encoding cysteine-rich secretory protein 3: MASFTLWLFLVAVWLPFFLANGQDPAFGTLSTAHKEVQIKIVDKHNDLRRTVSPPASNMLKMQWDSKAAANAQNWANQCLYKHSKAKHRTIGTRQCGENLFMSSSPTSWSNAIQSWYDEINDFTYGVGPKRPKAVVGHLTQVVWYSSFRVGCGIAYCPNQRILKYFYVCQYCPAGNIIGRQYVPYLQGTRCASCPKHCDNGLCTNSCEYDNTYANCDSLKKQWTCNVPFVKNNCKAACKCSDKIY, translated from the exons ATGGCATCCTTCACACTGTGGCTGTTCCTGGTGGCTGTGTGGCTTCCGTTCTTTCTTGCAAATGGACAG GATCCAGCTTTTGGCACGTTGTCAACCGCCCACAAGGAAGTCCAAATCAAGATTGTAGACAAACACAATGACCTAAGGAGGACGGTCTCTCCACCTGCCAGTAACATGCTCAAAATG CAATGGGACAGCAAGGCAGCAGCAAACGCCCAAAACTGGGCAAATCAGTGCCTGTACAAACACAGTAAGGCCAAGCACAGAACAATCG GTACGAGGCAATGTGGTGAGAATCTCTTTATGTCAAGTAGCCCCACTTCCTGGTCAAATGCAATCCAAAGCTGGTATGATGAGATCAATGATTTTACCTATGGTGTAGGGCCAAAGCGTCCCAAAGCAGTAGTTGGACATCTTACCCAG GTTGTTTGGTACTCATCTTTCCGTGTTGGATGTGGAATAGCCTACTGCCCCAATCAACGTATTCTGAAATACTTCTACGTTTGCCAGTATTGTCCTGC TGGTAATATTATTGGCAGACAATATGTCCCTTACCTACAAGGAACACGATGTGCCAGCTGTCCCAAACATTGTGACAATGGACTATGCA CCAACAGTTGTGAGTACGACAACACCTATGCTAACTGTGATTCTCTGAAGAAACAATGGACCTGTAACGTTCCTTTTGTGAAGAATAATTGCAAGGCTGCCTGCAAGTGTTCGGACAAAATTTATTAA